The Episyrphus balteatus chromosome 4, idEpiBalt1.1, whole genome shotgun sequence genome includes a window with the following:
- the LOC129919934 gene encoding uncharacterized protein LOC129919934, whose amino-acid sequence MKSQQFALLIVVIGSVYVTSAFQSSSNINQCSKGPANWCASISNAKQCNAVRHCIQTVWEQHDVPEDNDSICNICLDMVKQARDQLESNETQNDLKAVFEGSCKLILLKPVIKECIKLADDFIPELIEALASQMNPQVVCSVAGLCNNATIDKMLLESVTATTSSPITNELVPTTRPDNYKRRTLSCEECGYVSSIISTKFKIASRDDLLESVLNLCGHSGSFSDACANIALTYFKTLYDYVESNVDANGICHLSGTCVAKYHQHPEDVQIQNWSSVGVLSSKDDIPCELCQQLVHHLQEVLTANTTELEFKQVLEGLCRQTKGFKAECLSIADQYYDKIYQTLVSNLDANGACFLIGVCPKGSTGGFLGQKDLMPLIPYVEPAKINVKINKLDKSALPVYTNEQINSMQLPIDLLTVHKIPSAMSGNAELCTLCEYFLHFLQETLATPATDEKIKDTVLHLCDKFPKSLRAECHNFVEMYGDAVIALMIQGFDPRQMCPKMELCPKNSDVDVAVKSESDKPTCPMCLFAVKQAQELIRDNKSKTNIRTVLDNLCSHLSGKIKNECVDFVETYSNELIDMLITDFTPQQVCVYIKLCTSDVKSLDWANIDIDDEELIDDLFSKEDSSSEIEEENNFSPECLLCEKVISEAEKKIGPVKTKEDIEKELYKACGKLKKLADKCHKYIDEYGDKIAGLILLEMTPKQICRELGYCSWKNIDADISMETKQTPKENKVDPPPCVLCQLIIKKLETQLNDKKTEEEIKHEVENICKLIPKNMAGRCNQFIEKYGDLIIAMVQTVPPKEICKNLGLCPVKTSEKITTVDPPPCVLCQLIIKQLENQLVDKKTAEEIKHEVENICKIMPESISAPCNQFIEKYGNLIIALVQTVPPKEVCQNLELCSGLEEELNDEVVECGVCHGATSRLLTYINEKEEKQYKSQTMTETVCNDLPAKYYKKCSELLKYYGKSIRNMINRKTEQSKICAKIGKCFEEENSGLSYVKIL is encoded by the coding sequence ATGAAGTCGCAGCAATTTGCACTGCTGATTGTTGTAATTGGATCTGTTTATGTGACCAGCGCCTTTCAAAGTTCGTCAAATATTAATCAATGTAGCAAGGGGCCAGCTAATTGGTGCGCAAGCATTAGTAATGCTAAACAATGCAACGCTGTTAGACATTGTATTCAAACTGTATGGGAACAACATGATGTTCCCGAAGACAATGACTCCATTTGCAACATCTGCTTGGACATGGTAAAGCAAGCCCGTGACCAACTTGAGAGCAACGAAACCCAAAACGATCTCAAGGCGGTGTTTGAAGGATCCTGTAAACTTATCTTGCTTAAACCTGTTATCAAGGAATGTATCAAACTGGCTGATGACTTTATTCCCGAATTGATTGAAGCATTGGCTTCTCAAATGAATCCCCAAGTTGTTTGCTCTGTTGCTGGACTTTGTAACAATGCAACAATTGACAAAATGTTATTGGAATCCGTAACAGCGACTACATCGTCTCCTATAACAAATGAACTAGTTCCAACGACACGCCCAGATAACTACAAACGTAGAACTTTATCTTGTGAAGAATGCGGTTATGTGTCTTCAATTATTTCTACCAAATTCAAAATCGCTAGTCGAGACGATTTGCTAGAATCGGTTCTCAATCTATGCGGACACTCTGGTTCCTTCTCGGATGCCTGTGCAAACATCGCTCTTACCTATTTCAAGACATTGTACGACTATGTGGAATCAAATGTTGATGCTAATGGAATTTGTCACTTATCCGGCACATGCGTTGCAAAATATCATCAAcaccccgaagatgtccagattCAGAATTGGTCTAGTGTAGGAGTTTTATCATCGAAGGACGACATTCCATGCGAATTATGCCAACAATTGGTACATCACCTGCAAGAAGTGCTCACAGCAAACACTACTGAGCTTGAATTCAAACAGGTTCTTGAAGGACTATGCAGACAAACTAAAGGTTTCAAAGCAGAATGTCTCAGCATTGCTGACCAATACTATGACAAAATTTACCAAACTCTTGTAAGCAATTTGGATGCAAATGGTGCATGTTTCCTTATTGGAGTTTGTCCTAAAGGAAGCACAGGTGGATTCTTGGGCCAAAAGGATCTTATGCCATTGATCCCATACGTTGAACCAGcaaaaattaatgttaaaattaataagCTTGACAAGAGTGCTTTGCCAGTTTACACTAATGAGCAAATCAATTCTATGCAACTACCTATTGACCTTTTGACGGTACATAAGATTCCAAGTGCTATGTCTGGCAATGCAGAGTTATGTACATTGTGTGAGTACTTTTTGCACTTCCTTCAAGAAACTCTAGCTACACCAGCAACAGATGAAAAGATTAAAGACACAGTTCTACACTTGTGTgataaatttccaaaatcaCTGCGTGCAGAATGCCATAACTTCGTCGAAATGTATGGAGATGCTGTGATTGCACTAATGATTCAAGGATTTGATCCTCGCCAAATGTGTCCAAAAATGGAATTATGTCCCAAAAACTCTGATGTAGATGTGGCTGTGAAGAGTGAATCTGACAAACCAACATGTCCAATGTGCCTATTTGCTGTCAAACAAGCTCAAGAACTTATTCGGGACAACAAATCAAAGACAAATATCAGAACTGTTTTGGACAATTTGTGCAGTCATCTGTCTGGCAAGATTAAGAACGAATGTGTGGATTTTGTTGAAACCTATTCAAATGAATTAATTGACATGCTTATTACCGACTTTACTCCTCAACAAGTTTGTGTTTATATCAAACTTTGTACTTCGGATGTAAAATCATTGGATTGGGCCAACATTGATATTGATGATGAAGAGTTAATTGATGATCTTTTTAGCAAAGAGGATTCATCTAGCGAAATCGAAGAAGAAAACAATTTCAGTCCGGAATGTCTTTTATGTGAAAAAGTTATCTCTGAAGCTGAAAAGAAAATTGGACCagtaaaaacaaaagaagatattgaaaaagaactttataaggcatgtggcaagttaaaGAAATTGGCAGATAAATGCCATAAATATATTGATGAATATGGCGACAAAATTGCTGGACTGATTTTATTAGAAATGACACCTAAACAAATTTGCAGAGAACTTGGTTATTGCTCATGGAAAAATATAGATGCTGACATAAGTATggaaactaaacaaacaccgaAGGAGAATAAAGTTGATCCCCCACCTTGTGTACTTTGTCAGTtaataataaagaaattggAAACTCAGCTAAATGACAAAAAGACAGAAGAGGAAATCAAACACGAAGTAGAAAATATATGCAAGTTAATCCCTAAAAATATGGCCGGACGTTGTAATcagtttattgaaaaatatggtgACCTTATTATAGCAATGGTACAGACTGTTCCCCcaaaagaaatttgcaaaaacttaGGACTGTGTCCAGTAAAAACATCCGAAAAAATAACTACCGTTGATCCTCCACCATGTGTGCTTTGCCAACTCATAATTAAACAATTAGAAAATCAGCTGGTGGACAAAAAAACCGCAGAGGAAATCAAACATGAAGtagaaaatatttgcaaaataaTGCCTGAGAGCATAAGTGCTCCTTGCAATCAATTCATTGAAAAATACGGAAATCTTATTATTGCTTTGGTACAAACTGTTCCACCGAAAGAAGTTTGTCAAAATTTAGAACTTTGCTCTGGTCTTGAGGAAGAACTAAATGATGAAGTAGTTGAATGTGGAGTTTGTCATGGTGCAACTAGTCGCCTTTTGACGTATATCAATGAAAAGGAGGAGAAACAATATAAATCCCAAACTATGACCGAAACTGTTTGTAATGATTTGCcagcaaaatattacaaaaagtGTTCCGAACTTTTGAAATACTATGGTAAGAGTATTCGGAACATGATCAACCGCAAAACTGAGCAAAGTAAAATATGTGCTAAGATCGGTAAATGCTTTGAGGAGGAGAATTCGGGTTTGTCGTATgtaaaaattctataa
- the LOC129919935 gene encoding WAS/WASL-interacting protein family member 2 isoform X1 has translation MGAPKTKKMAIPPPPGPPPPPGPPPPPAMGGLKLGSSAGGAGDMRSALLQSIQKGTKLKKAVTVDKSGPALSGKVRDDSKPVPTSTASPKWTPNSNVVANGGPKLGGLFEGLSSMPKLKPVNGARSSPSSTRSNTAQQQQSETITSATTNSRSSPPSNSPLDFNAELTKHLTLKKQKQQTNVTEANLRTNRGPPPQPPAAPPKNLSSSTSDSLLEKSNLNSLRSSPKIGGTAAIGGSNAKSSSPTLSEGSSSSGSNTINTGISTVKKNAANLNLSLGSNSSYVHSMSSQTKTSSSSSLSSTISSTVTTVTTQRVTGLAPNKSALFGAVSESKSPVPGSPGLSGSAAPASSTSSSNRFGPSHGKPNFAPKPPGIQNQMAAANGQKSTVARHHSMKSPRSPPIAPAGGPVFPTSQAFATMRTPLTLCQSQETISIRQAPNPPIGRPTVAPPKPPTVKAPPPPTPARSISNTNLNNLTLSSAQSNSNLNSSLTPNVSSLREHFKTSQNNLSTTGTTSSNNSPPSKTSSPIISRTPASQINGAPPLPPHRTCPAPPPPQRQTSFNAGAPPVPPQRHSSMRPPSITSATAANTSNNNSYGHNNSSAVSRLVTDLESKFGKRFHNVTEFPTPPPFLNIQKMYPSRNAVKATNAPQIPSAPSEPPPSRKQRAPAPPIQAKINAYAQQQMENQQW, from the exons ATGGGAGCACCGAAAACGAAAAAG ATGGCAATCCCACCACCACCGGGACCACCTCCCCCGCCAGGTCCGCCTCCTCCACCAGCGATGGGTGGGTTAAAACTAGGCAGCTCTGCAGGCGGTGCTGGAGATATGAGATCGGCCCTTTTACAATCTATTCAGAAAGGTACCAAATTAAAGAAAGCCGTTACAGTTGATAAAAGTGGACCTGCTTTATCAGGAAAa GTTCGTGACGATTCCAAACCAGTACCCACATCAACGGCCTCCCCAAAATGGACTCCCAATAGCAATGTTGTGGCTAATGGAGGACCTAAATTGGGGGGTCTCTTTGAAGGTTTGTCATCAATGCCAAAATTAAAACCTGTAAATGGAGCACGAAGTTCGCCGTCTTCCACGCGATCAAACACAGCACAACAGCAGCAATCTGAAACAATCACATCTGCAACAACGAACAGCAGAAGCTCACCCCCCTCAAATAGTCCACTGGATTTCAACGCTGAACTGACAAAGCATCTAAcgctaaaaaaacaaaagcaacagaCAAACGTTACTGAAGCAAATTTAAGGACTAATCGTGGACCACCTCCACAACCTCCAGCAGCACCACCCAAGAATCTTTCATCA agtACCTCTGACTCGCTGCTGGAGAAGAGTAATTTAAATTCACTGAGATCGAGTCCGAAAATTGGAGGAACAGCAGCAATAGGGGGCAGCAATGCTAAGTCTTCATCACCTACGCTATCGGAAGGCAGTAGCAGTAGTGGAAGTAATACAATTAACACTGGCATCAGCACAGTGAAGAAAAACGCTGCTAACTTAAA TTTATCATTAGGCTCCAATTCAAGTTATGTACATAGTATGAGTAGTCAAACAAAAActtcgtcatcgtcgtcgttgtcatCGACAATTTCTTCTACTGTTACTACAGTGACAACACAGCGCGTTACTGGTTTAGCGCCAAACAAATCAGCTCTTTTTGGAGCAGTCAGTGAAAGTAAATCCCCAGTACCGGGATCACCTGGATTAAGTGGAAGTGCAGCACCTGCTTCTTCAACGTCATCATCGAACAGATTCGGACCAAGTCATGGAAAACCAAACTTTGCACCAAAACCCCCCGGTATTCAGAATCAAATGGCAGCAGCAAATGGACAAAAGTCAACTGTTGCCCGTCACCATAGTATGAAATCCCCCAG ATCCCCACCCATTGCACCGGCTGGTGGGCCTGTCTTCCCGACTTCACAAGCATTCGCAACAATGCGAACACCCCTCACATTATGTCAATCACAGGAAACAATAAGTATCCGGCAAGCGCCAAATCCCCCAATTG GCCGCCCAACAGTCGCCCCACCAAAACCACCTACAGTCAAAGCACCTCCACCTCCCACACCTGCTAGAAGTATATCAAATACAAACCTTAATAATCTTACACTGAGTTCGGCACAAAGCAACTCGAATTTAAACTCAAGTCTTACGCCAAATGTATCCTCTTTGAGAGAACATTTCAAAACGAGTCAAAATAATTTATCTACAACCGGAACAACATCGTCAAATAATTCACCGCCATCGAAGACAAGTTCACCAATTATAAGCAGAACACCAGCCAGCCAAATTAATGGTGCCCCTCCTCTTCCTCCACATAGGACATGTCCAGCACCACCTCCTCCACAGCGACAGACATCATTTAAT GCTGGCGCACCACCTGTGCCTCCACAAAGACACTCATCAATGCGTCCTCCCTCAATAACATCTGCTACAGCAGCTAACACCTCGAATAACAACAGTTATGGTCATAACAACAGCTCAGCAGTCAGTCGCTTAGTAACAGATTTGGAATCAAAATTCGGTAAACGATTTCACAATGTCACCGAGTTTCCGACTCCACCTCCATTTTTGAATATCCAAAAAATGTATCCTAGTCGTAATGCAGTTAAAGCAACTAACg CACCTCAAATACCATCAGCACCATCGGAACCACCGCCATCACGGAAGCAAAGAGCACCAGCGCCCCCTATACAAGCGAAAATAAATGCTTACGCACAACAACAAATGGAGAATCAACAATGGTAA
- the LOC129919935 gene encoding WAS/WASL-interacting protein family member 2 isoform X2 has protein sequence MAIPPPPGPPPPPGPPPPPAMGGLKLGSSAGGAGDMRSALLQSIQKGTKLKKAVTVDKSGPALSGKVRDDSKPVPTSTASPKWTPNSNVVANGGPKLGGLFEGLSSMPKLKPVNGARSSPSSTRSNTAQQQQSETITSATTNSRSSPPSNSPLDFNAELTKHLTLKKQKQQTNVTEANLRTNRGPPPQPPAAPPKNLSSSTSDSLLEKSNLNSLRSSPKIGGTAAIGGSNAKSSSPTLSEGSSSSGSNTINTGISTVKKNAANLNLSLGSNSSYVHSMSSQTKTSSSSSLSSTISSTVTTVTTQRVTGLAPNKSALFGAVSESKSPVPGSPGLSGSAAPASSTSSSNRFGPSHGKPNFAPKPPGIQNQMAAANGQKSTVARHHSMKSPRSPPIAPAGGPVFPTSQAFATMRTPLTLCQSQETISIRQAPNPPIGRPTVAPPKPPTVKAPPPPTPARSISNTNLNNLTLSSAQSNSNLNSSLTPNVSSLREHFKTSQNNLSTTGTTSSNNSPPSKTSSPIISRTPASQINGAPPLPPHRTCPAPPPPQRQTSFNAGAPPVPPQRHSSMRPPSITSATAANTSNNNSYGHNNSSAVSRLVTDLESKFGKRFHNVTEFPTPPPFLNIQKMYPSRNAVKATNAPQIPSAPSEPPPSRKQRAPAPPIQAKINAYAQQQMENQQW, from the exons ATGGCAATCCCACCACCACCGGGACCACCTCCCCCGCCAGGTCCGCCTCCTCCACCAGCGATGGGTGGGTTAAAACTAGGCAGCTCTGCAGGCGGTGCTGGAGATATGAGATCGGCCCTTTTACAATCTATTCAGAAAGGTACCAAATTAAAGAAAGCCGTTACAGTTGATAAAAGTGGACCTGCTTTATCAGGAAAa GTTCGTGACGATTCCAAACCAGTACCCACATCAACGGCCTCCCCAAAATGGACTCCCAATAGCAATGTTGTGGCTAATGGAGGACCTAAATTGGGGGGTCTCTTTGAAGGTTTGTCATCAATGCCAAAATTAAAACCTGTAAATGGAGCACGAAGTTCGCCGTCTTCCACGCGATCAAACACAGCACAACAGCAGCAATCTGAAACAATCACATCTGCAACAACGAACAGCAGAAGCTCACCCCCCTCAAATAGTCCACTGGATTTCAACGCTGAACTGACAAAGCATCTAAcgctaaaaaaacaaaagcaacagaCAAACGTTACTGAAGCAAATTTAAGGACTAATCGTGGACCACCTCCACAACCTCCAGCAGCACCACCCAAGAATCTTTCATCA agtACCTCTGACTCGCTGCTGGAGAAGAGTAATTTAAATTCACTGAGATCGAGTCCGAAAATTGGAGGAACAGCAGCAATAGGGGGCAGCAATGCTAAGTCTTCATCACCTACGCTATCGGAAGGCAGTAGCAGTAGTGGAAGTAATACAATTAACACTGGCATCAGCACAGTGAAGAAAAACGCTGCTAACTTAAA TTTATCATTAGGCTCCAATTCAAGTTATGTACATAGTATGAGTAGTCAAACAAAAActtcgtcatcgtcgtcgttgtcatCGACAATTTCTTCTACTGTTACTACAGTGACAACACAGCGCGTTACTGGTTTAGCGCCAAACAAATCAGCTCTTTTTGGAGCAGTCAGTGAAAGTAAATCCCCAGTACCGGGATCACCTGGATTAAGTGGAAGTGCAGCACCTGCTTCTTCAACGTCATCATCGAACAGATTCGGACCAAGTCATGGAAAACCAAACTTTGCACCAAAACCCCCCGGTATTCAGAATCAAATGGCAGCAGCAAATGGACAAAAGTCAACTGTTGCCCGTCACCATAGTATGAAATCCCCCAG ATCCCCACCCATTGCACCGGCTGGTGGGCCTGTCTTCCCGACTTCACAAGCATTCGCAACAATGCGAACACCCCTCACATTATGTCAATCACAGGAAACAATAAGTATCCGGCAAGCGCCAAATCCCCCAATTG GCCGCCCAACAGTCGCCCCACCAAAACCACCTACAGTCAAAGCACCTCCACCTCCCACACCTGCTAGAAGTATATCAAATACAAACCTTAATAATCTTACACTGAGTTCGGCACAAAGCAACTCGAATTTAAACTCAAGTCTTACGCCAAATGTATCCTCTTTGAGAGAACATTTCAAAACGAGTCAAAATAATTTATCTACAACCGGAACAACATCGTCAAATAATTCACCGCCATCGAAGACAAGTTCACCAATTATAAGCAGAACACCAGCCAGCCAAATTAATGGTGCCCCTCCTCTTCCTCCACATAGGACATGTCCAGCACCACCTCCTCCACAGCGACAGACATCATTTAAT GCTGGCGCACCACCTGTGCCTCCACAAAGACACTCATCAATGCGTCCTCCCTCAATAACATCTGCTACAGCAGCTAACACCTCGAATAACAACAGTTATGGTCATAACAACAGCTCAGCAGTCAGTCGCTTAGTAACAGATTTGGAATCAAAATTCGGTAAACGATTTCACAATGTCACCGAGTTTCCGACTCCACCTCCATTTTTGAATATCCAAAAAATGTATCCTAGTCGTAATGCAGTTAAAGCAACTAACg CACCTCAAATACCATCAGCACCATCGGAACCACCGCCATCACGGAAGCAAAGAGCACCAGCGCCCCCTATACAAGCGAAAATAAATGCTTACGCACAACAACAAATGGAGAATCAACAATGGTAA
- the LOC129919935 gene encoding WAS/WASL-interacting protein family member 3 isoform X3, producing the protein MGAPKTKKMAIPPPPGPPPPPGPPPPPAMGGLKLGSSAGGAGDMRSALLQSIQKGTKLKKAVTVDKSGPALSGKVRDDSKPVPTSTASPKWTPNSNVVANGGPKLGGLFEGLSSMPKLKPVNGARSSPSSTRSNTAQQQQSETITSATTNSRSSPPSNSPLDFNAELTKHLTLKKQKQQTNVTEANLRTNRGPPPQPPAAPPKNLSSSTSDSLLEKSNLNSLRSSPKIGGTAAIGGSNAKSSSPTLSEGSSSSGSNTINTGISTVKKNAANLNLSLGSNSSYVHSMSSQTKTSSSSSLSSTISSTVTTVTTQRVTGLAPNKSALFGAVSESKSPVPGSPGLSGSAAPASSTSSSNRFGPSHGKPNFAPKPPGIQNQMAAANGQKSTVARHHSMKSPRSPPIAPAGGPVFPTSQAFATMRTPLTLCQSQETISIRQAPNPPIGRPTVAPPKPPTVKAPPPPTPARSISNTNLNNLTLSSAQSNSNLNSSLTPNVSSLREHFKTSQNNLSTTGTTSSNNSPPSKTSSPIISRTPASQINGAPPLPPHRTCPAPPPPQRQTSFNAGAPPVPPQRHSSMRPPSITSATAANTSNNNSYGHNNSSAVSRLVTDLESKFGKRFHNVTEFPTPPPFLNIQKMYPSRNAVKATNGM; encoded by the exons ATGGGAGCACCGAAAACGAAAAAG ATGGCAATCCCACCACCACCGGGACCACCTCCCCCGCCAGGTCCGCCTCCTCCACCAGCGATGGGTGGGTTAAAACTAGGCAGCTCTGCAGGCGGTGCTGGAGATATGAGATCGGCCCTTTTACAATCTATTCAGAAAGGTACCAAATTAAAGAAAGCCGTTACAGTTGATAAAAGTGGACCTGCTTTATCAGGAAAa GTTCGTGACGATTCCAAACCAGTACCCACATCAACGGCCTCCCCAAAATGGACTCCCAATAGCAATGTTGTGGCTAATGGAGGACCTAAATTGGGGGGTCTCTTTGAAGGTTTGTCATCAATGCCAAAATTAAAACCTGTAAATGGAGCACGAAGTTCGCCGTCTTCCACGCGATCAAACACAGCACAACAGCAGCAATCTGAAACAATCACATCTGCAACAACGAACAGCAGAAGCTCACCCCCCTCAAATAGTCCACTGGATTTCAACGCTGAACTGACAAAGCATCTAAcgctaaaaaaacaaaagcaacagaCAAACGTTACTGAAGCAAATTTAAGGACTAATCGTGGACCACCTCCACAACCTCCAGCAGCACCACCCAAGAATCTTTCATCA agtACCTCTGACTCGCTGCTGGAGAAGAGTAATTTAAATTCACTGAGATCGAGTCCGAAAATTGGAGGAACAGCAGCAATAGGGGGCAGCAATGCTAAGTCTTCATCACCTACGCTATCGGAAGGCAGTAGCAGTAGTGGAAGTAATACAATTAACACTGGCATCAGCACAGTGAAGAAAAACGCTGCTAACTTAAA TTTATCATTAGGCTCCAATTCAAGTTATGTACATAGTATGAGTAGTCAAACAAAAActtcgtcatcgtcgtcgttgtcatCGACAATTTCTTCTACTGTTACTACAGTGACAACACAGCGCGTTACTGGTTTAGCGCCAAACAAATCAGCTCTTTTTGGAGCAGTCAGTGAAAGTAAATCCCCAGTACCGGGATCACCTGGATTAAGTGGAAGTGCAGCACCTGCTTCTTCAACGTCATCATCGAACAGATTCGGACCAAGTCATGGAAAACCAAACTTTGCACCAAAACCCCCCGGTATTCAGAATCAAATGGCAGCAGCAAATGGACAAAAGTCAACTGTTGCCCGTCACCATAGTATGAAATCCCCCAG ATCCCCACCCATTGCACCGGCTGGTGGGCCTGTCTTCCCGACTTCACAAGCATTCGCAACAATGCGAACACCCCTCACATTATGTCAATCACAGGAAACAATAAGTATCCGGCAAGCGCCAAATCCCCCAATTG GCCGCCCAACAGTCGCCCCACCAAAACCACCTACAGTCAAAGCACCTCCACCTCCCACACCTGCTAGAAGTATATCAAATACAAACCTTAATAATCTTACACTGAGTTCGGCACAAAGCAACTCGAATTTAAACTCAAGTCTTACGCCAAATGTATCCTCTTTGAGAGAACATTTCAAAACGAGTCAAAATAATTTATCTACAACCGGAACAACATCGTCAAATAATTCACCGCCATCGAAGACAAGTTCACCAATTATAAGCAGAACACCAGCCAGCCAAATTAATGGTGCCCCTCCTCTTCCTCCACATAGGACATGTCCAGCACCACCTCCTCCACAGCGACAGACATCATTTAAT GCTGGCGCACCACCTGTGCCTCCACAAAGACACTCATCAATGCGTCCTCCCTCAATAACATCTGCTACAGCAGCTAACACCTCGAATAACAACAGTTATGGTCATAACAACAGCTCAGCAGTCAGTCGCTTAGTAACAGATTTGGAATCAAAATTCGGTAAACGATTTCACAATGTCACCGAGTTTCCGACTCCACCTCCATTTTTGAATATCCAAAAAATGTATCCTAGTCGTAATGCAGTTAAAGCAACTAACggtatgtag